Part of the Vigna unguiculata cultivar IT97K-499-35 chromosome 3, ASM411807v1, whole genome shotgun sequence genome, atttgatattttgtatgcatttcagaattatatttgagttatttatattgtttgacacattttttctttaatattaagccaaatactattatgaaacgagtttgaaatgttaaataaatttaacaaaatttgattaaaaatactaaatatacatatttcaaaagttaaagaattaaattggtccaaagtttcaaaataaattaattctaaaattttatggttgttttttttttcatatatttaataataattttaatagaatCAGGAAAGCATTTGTCCACACTCAATTATGTGTGGAAGAAAATGTCCACTATATATTAGCGAAAGTATACCTCTTAAGATACACTATTAGCGTCATGAAAATGAAGTAACATATATTTGGTTTTCTAAACcttataagtttaattatattatactttaaacttcatttttatttttactcctgtaaataaagaaatacttttaataagattaaaataacttttataaatatgttttatttatctttataaaaggcTATTCTGGACATCACTGTAGAATTTTGGTGTTTCTATCATGTTCATCATGTTCATTCTCTAAGTTCATTAATTATGTGCTCTTAAAGAAAATGGTATTAAggaaattaaagaagaaaaaatataaacaagtaTTAAATACAGGAGCCAACCAAAACTAACTCGTGATATAATCATGAAAATCTATATTCTGATAGTTCAAACCGATTTCGAATAAATCTTGGGTGATACAGGTGGACAAGTTttcaaactaaacaaaattttcttataatattttctaaatttgccACTTTATTATTACTTGTTTATGTACATGATTAGAGACGGTAACCGGCGGGGCAGGGACATGTTTCGCTATCTTATACTCGTCCTTACATAAAAGAATCATCTACCTCTccatattcaaatttaaaagatatcaaacttttgtcttaTCCTCGTCTCATCGattaacgggtataatctcataCACATGCTCGTAcctattttcttactttttcaatattaattttacttgatttttataaaataataaaacattacggtaaaggaaacataatattatcagaTATTGAATATTAAGATGATGGTTGTTTAatcgatatcaaatatttgaaataaattataattgtttacattttatattagaataacaaataaaatttcataagaaccaaaacatttattaaatttgcaaacattaatgaaacctagttgataaaatttaaaaatataaaagaaaaacaaatattcaaattaaaatatattttaaatatttgtttacttcaattttttaaattctaatgaatttcttttttatacactaataaaagttataacacaccgcttaatcaaaatgacgcagagaacaaataataaacataataataaaattttaacatagatcttatatcttttgatctcaatatatgttggattgtgataaaaaaaattcatggcaataatattaattttttatattataataaataaaagttatttatacaattatagtaaaaaaattacagtatgattgataatgagttagaaaataacaaataatcagataaaatatatcaaaatattattctacatgatgaaaataaacaacaaataaaaatattaaaaaaataacaaatgtgtgtcttataaacaatttcaGGGATTATCAAAAGAAAtcgcaaaaaggaaaacaaatgtataattaaggatatgataagatgaaaaataccttaagatctaagaaaacttttcaaatatcaacatatatacccaatggttgagaaataacaaaaaattgttttagaaaaacaaaaagagttcttcaaatgaaacaaaaattaataataataagtaaatattttttttatattacctagtagaTGAAGTGTTTATGTTatcaaacacttaaattgagagtattaaatattttcatgtgaaaggaaaatatacaataaataaaaatattaaaaaataatagaaatgttGAAATGTgtgacattaaatttttttaattaacatacatcattttaacataattacacaaAGGttataaaaagatgaaaaatagattggaaatgcgaatgagtttcatgacaaaccaaataattaggagaagtaaaaaatataatatagaaatatagaaatatatatatatatatatatatatatatatatatatatagatgaaaaatagattggagatgcgaatgagtttcatgacaaaccaaataattaagagaagtaaaaaatagaaatatatatatatatatatatatatatatatatatatatatatatatatatatatatatacatatacatatatacatatatacacatatataaggttacttaattaattgtgaatattttaataaggcttaaatatctttttggtcctcattttcgtagtgtttgttgcgaatgatcctcattttcacagaatgtttaaaatggtcatcattgtTACCAAATGTTTagaatgatcctcattttcgcaattcgtgttttatttggtccttttctgtaacgtcgtttaaatcattaacggagcattatACATTtggcacgatttgtattagggtgtattacgtgtactgtacaggtggcttaattagatatttggggataaataagtgagctagggttttggtagggaatgtttgggcagttggtgagttttggcaatcttgttcctccattcccaattggtattgctgcaatcttcttcttcctgcaatcccattatataggtatgttatgGTCCCAATCTTTTTCCTTTACCTCTgattgtaatcgttggaggcaaccgtgttgtatcacttcatGCACTATTGGTGGTTCAACAAGAAACGAATTAACCTCGATTTGTAGTTGCAGAGATGGCTGTtttgaggatggcaagaactccaaagaatatattggtagaaaattttgggtacaatctatttttatttttgtgttaataataaattggttttaatttttggtttattgatttacagagtggtggttccaataatgtgggctgcaactttttcaaatggtggtgttgatgaaaaggatgtcatcatcatgacacaaatgaggcagattaatgaattggagaagtcattgaaggttgttgagaagaggctgcaattagtaatagggttcacttgagttgttattgtattattcgtactgttattgtgtgtaatcttttaaagtccaatctattttgtactattgttaaatgaagaaatgaattagtttgattatgttgatattagtcccaacatgttcaaaatgacatcttaatctgagcattgaagtaagtgaaattgatttaagtttgggaaaaattaaattgatataagtctggaagaagttaaattcataacattaattcatcctcatcaaaatgcactacatcaatgtttgacaaaagtgaaactgaacgaagtttaaggaaagtcaaaatgcagtacatcaataataaattctacatcagaaattctaaaaaataactaagacgtttgtagctgctatcatggccttctcctaatctgtaatttcatcctaaactgctgagatggttcttctggtgttggtagtggtgttgcttgactctccacttcattccttggtggttgagttgtttgagtttcagcagtttgtgcattctcagcagtttGGGCATCtggtgcattctcagcagtttGGGCATCCACAGGCTTATCTGGGCAATTGTTCCTGTTATGTCCAATCTGACGgcatatgctacatttttttctatgacctcctttgctgatttgtgtgttatcctttctcaactcccactcttccaaccttctttttttcttgggtcTTCCTGGTAAGATTCTCTTATGAGGTGGATGGACGCCAGGGTAGGGAGTTCCCCtaaatttccctaattgcaaaatttcccctaaattgaaaaaattaacgttaattagccacttgtacagtacacgtaacacaccctaatacaaaccatgccacctgtacaatgttccgttaatgatttaaacgacgttatagaaaaggaccaaataaaacacgaattgcgaaaatgaggaccattctaaacatttggtaaaaatgaggaccattttaaacattatgtgaaaatgaggatcatccgcaacaaacactacgaaaatgaggaccaaaaaggtatttaagccttttaataatttaaacgggaatggagatatggcgggaaCGAGTATGATGGCGAAGATATatacatcctcatacccatccccatacccaattgaaaaagtcggaaATTCTCCATATTCATACTCAGTCAATGCagggattctccgtcaaaatGAAAACAAGTTCTGATAATACCCACGAAGGCGGGTTTGTTTGTCATCTCTACTTGAgatataaaagattttaaaatactaCAATTAGTTAAAAGAACAATTTCATCTTCCTCAAAGTTTAGGGAACCATTGTTGCTTCATCTGAAAATATCAGGATTACAAGGAGCAAccttattaatattgttttaacaATATCTATCCTTGGATTATTCTACTATAGCACGAGTACTTTAAAAATCTTTCTATAATGGCATGTAATGTTAAAGTACTTAAAAATAATGAGATTTTCAATATAGTTATTCGTCACTcctttaaacattaattatgagTTACTGAAAATACGTAATATGATAATCTTAAAATCATCgtggaagaagaagaggttaattttgtatttaaataaatCCTACAtccaaaaccaaaaaataatcataaactTTACCATTAAAAACTAGCTAGTAGTATAGATTCAATGTgtaacaaaagtaaaaaataaaaaataaaaagacagagatcctatttttatacaaatgatcatttagaaataatatattataaaacacTTTCCAGTCAACCAACTATCTATCTACAAGGAAAAATATGCAactttaatgattaaaaaatggtatttttaatacatttaatatatatatatatataacacttttTGCAACTTATTCAGCATGTCACATCAGTAATATATACCACATCAACGATCACGTGACAGTCACATGGCAACATATGTCATTCTAGGAATGGCACTTAAATAGATATATCATTACTAAGCAAAACAATGTCAAGTATACTATAGAGAATGAGGTAATTgagatataatattttgttgattCTGACGTAATATTTTGTGAAACAAATAAACGTTTTATGACAAATACTAAAAaggatatttattttatgacgATGTTTCAGCCCATCTTTTAGGTGAATTGGAACAGcgtagagaaaaagagaaaaaaagaaaaaaacagtgATAATTAGTGTATGATCCACTTCTACCACTCGTGTGTATGTATATTAGTTTGGAGGTCCAAAGACTTTGATTCCGCTGTAGCACTTTTTTGAAACCTACACAAGTAGGTTCACCTGTCGAATTTTCCCGGCGTCGACCCGCTGCATACTTTTCCGCAAAATATTTCTTACCACTTTCCTTTACACTTAAAAACAATAAGAAAACAGTGGTTGTCTCTGATTggagaatttattttttgactcCAATATCTTGTGgaatatttaaatgtattaaGAGATTGAGTTTTTGTGTGTGGATTTTATggatgaaaagaagaaagacgAGGAGGTTTAAAGTGTATAAAAATGGAGAATTTTACGGTGAGATGAATAGATGTGTTTAGAAGAGTGGTATgtaaagaatgaaaagaaagtgTTGGCAATGAATGGATGTGAATCTTGGAATGGCATTTCAATTATTGTCCTAAAGGAATTGAGAGAAAGGAAAGAAGATGGAAATGGATGTGCATGAGGTTGGAATCAATTccccataataataataatctcacCATCACTACTCCCCCTTTAACTGCACAGCATAAGCCTACCCACTGAAGGCTTACTCAGAATGCATTGGGTGGGATGAGTTCATCTGCTTGTTAAGCCGTAGGTGGGGTTAAAGAGATATGGGATTCTGTAGTAGATTTGCAGCCTACCACATAACAACTACCCCTCATATAGCCTTACATCCCCTGGATATGTTCCTCTCAATAATGCATAGGAATCACGTAAAGATGGGCCAAAAAGACTAATACAGAAAATAAACGTGTATGCAAATGCAAATGCATCAACTCCTATTCttattaggattaaatatattttaggacGTGAAATTGtaatctttttttcaaattttgatatatttcgatctttaaactttaaattcaaCAATATGTTAAAGGATAACGATACTATGACTCCCATTTATTTATTCTGATCCCTTACTTTCTGACATAGTTCAGTGTGGATCATTGATTAATGTACCACTATCTTTTCCTTTGAAAGAATCAATGACTCAAACTAAGTCAcgtcaataaataaaaaatggaagtcAAAAAATGagagtcaaaatataattttcctaTGTTAAATGTTCGAATtgatatttaagttatttatatcaTCTTAGATGTTTCAACTCAAATGTTAACATGAGATTAGAAcaattatatcaatttatttctaaaatttagaaaacaaaatgtatcaaagtttgaaacaaaaacaaatttcaatttcgtgttcaagtttttaaactaaaaatagatttaacacttattattattattattgggtATTACTTCTCTTTCCCACCATTTCTAAGAATAACAAGCCAAGGCTGTACACATTTTATCACAACTTCCAGTAAATTCTTTCTTTCAGAATCCCTTGTCAAGAAATCCATTACCAGGGAACCAGAACTGGCATTTATGTCCCACTCAATAGCTCTTACAACCAGTATATAAAGCTTCACAACACAACCAACACATTCACCATCTTTACTCTCAACCTATCCTAAAACATCTACTCATTTCTCGCCTGAGACTTCAATTATTCACATAATTCTTCTTCAAGGGTAAATTTCTTGCTTCTATGCCTgtcatttgcattttaaatcatttcttaCACGCCGACGTTATGTGTTAGTTTCTTTGTTAATGCAGTGGTAGTGGTAGTGGTGTGGAACCTTATGGTTCAACTCCTATGAATAGATTGAGTAGAGCATAAAAATTGACAAGATTGCTATGCTATGCTATGCTATGCTATGCTATCACTAACACAGTAGTTTCTAATGCAAATAACCTATATGTGGATAAAAAATTGCATGCCTTTTATAGAAATTAGGGTGATATTCATAATGCATAAAACAAGGATTCTGACTAGGCTGCATGCACATATAGCCCTTATTATCTGGTTACACTGAATGATCGAACAACAAACTTTGGTTGATAAAGTATGTGTATTGATGATATTGATCAGGAAAATGAGCTGGTCTGGAGGAGATTGGATGTGTGGTGTTTGCCAGCACATAAATTTCAAGAAGAGGGAAGCATGCCAGAGTTGTGGATACCCCAAGTATGGGGGACCTGACCCTTCGACCTACAGATACAACAGGACTGAAGCTTTGGCAGGGGACTGGTTCTGCAACTGTGGAGGTCACAACTATGCCAGTCGATTAAACTGCTACAGATGTGGTGCAATGAAAGATGATTATTCTTCAGGATATGCCAACAACTCTGGAGGTTATGGATCTGACACTTTCCCCCCAGGATGGAAGACTGGAGACTGGCTTTGCCCAAGGTCTTTTACTACTCAAAATACTCAAAATACTCTCTCTATTTTCTTCCACATTGTCATCACATTTTCACCTGTTTCACTTCTGTAAAGACCCTGCATTTATTTGTATCTACAAACACTAACTACATCTCCAACTAGTCCAAGTAAAAATGGGGTTAACCCTACAACACCAATAGagttttcaacttcattttactTGGGTTGAGTTGGAAGATCCATCCAACTATCATAAAATCTGAACAATGTAATTTAATAACATGTGACTGGTGTACACACCAGCTGCATTGTATCCAAGGTACAATCTCTTTTTCTTCCTCCCATAGGCATGTAGAGTGACACGATAATTACAGCACGGATGGTGGCCAGTGTTATTTTATTGCattcatcaaacaaaatatgaaatatgatacaaatatttttctttttctgatatAACAGACTTGGATGTGGAGTGCACAATTATGCCAGCAGGACAGAATGTTATAAATGCAAAATGCAAAGGGATTTTGGTGAGAAAAGTTTAGTTTTCTGACGTTTCATCTGTTCTTTTTGAAACATATAAGTCAAGATGTTTCTAAAACGTACCATTTAACCTAAATTCCAATGACATTTGTTACTCTTCTTTCAGGTGGTGCAGATTGAAAGAAGAAACTTCACAAGACCTGCAATATCATTGACTTTTCCCTTGGCGTCTTTCTTATCCTAACAATACCCTATCTTGTTTTCCCTATGTCAAGTTCTAGATAAATCATGGATGAAAGCCTCTGTTAGAATCATAGCAATGTTTTTTCATTAGGAAGGAATATGGTATCCGGCTGTCATTGTTTCTTGCTAGATTATGTACTGACAAGAAGGTTATGAAATCCATACACTTTATTTTCTGCATTCGATACTCATGTTAACTTTCCTCCCCAAACTTTCCCTTCTTAGCTTCACCAATTCAAATGCAAGTGTTCATAATACTTGCTTCAGTACTTTTCACAAACGGTGTGTGTGAAAGAGAGTGGAAAGAAGAGACTGAGACATTGTGTGCTGGTGGGGAACATCTGTTTTATTCAGTTGCTGGGGTGGTCCAAAGACTGCTTTTCATAATTCATACATCAGACTGAGAAATCAGACCCAAGTCATGAATCACTATGAGCACCAGATTCAACAACACTAAGGGAAACCAATGAGTTTACCACCTAAATGAAGAGCTTAAGATACAGCTCTTAGACCTTCCAAACATGCAAGAATCCAATGCAACATACATGTTTCAACTGAACTTCAAACAAatcaaacataattatttatactaattAAGTTGTTGCTGGGGCATGAGTACTGTCTTGATTGCTAATTGAGCACTAAAACTGGGAAGGAATTCTAAATTTCAAATCATGATAGTGCTGGATTATCTTTTTGTAGGCTTCACTGACTTAATAGCAACTTTAGAAAGTGGAGGTTGACTaaaaagcatatatatatatgttctttGTTTGTCACTGTGCTCTGTTGTAAAATATTCTGCGCTTTCATTAAGCAAGCTTTTGGTTTATATGCTTTGAAGATGTTAAGATAGGACCCCACTTTTAATGAACTAGTTCCCCCAGCATATTGCAAGGATCCAAAGTGTTGGACAATCTATCTGAATGTAGTGGCTGCTCTTCCTTTCTGGTATCCTCATCTAGGAAAAAGACGCACCAGATTAAGGAAGTAATACTATTTGTGGCACAGGATTTATAAACAATGACTTTCTCAAGGTTCCTTTATCTTGTTGGGAGCACATTAGATGATGCAAAATAATGAAGGGATTAAAGGATTTtcttaattcaaaaaaaaaagaaaaaactaaagaaTCACTTTCAAGAGGCATCTAAAATCTATTGCAATGTTACATTCCTTAACTATGCTTTGTAcattggcaaaaaaaaaaactcaaacattaaattttaaaattatcataccTCAAAAGTGTTCCATCCCATGAAATTTTCCAGACATACTAAGAGACTTAAATTTCTTATAACAATTGGGTAATGCATACTCTTTTGTTTCTTCCTCCAGTACCTTCgttgacttttattttctactttgGTCCATAAGTGATTTTTCATCCACCATCAATCTCTCCCAAATGATCATTAAAGAATTTACACACGAAACAGCTCAACAAGCTAAGTGAAAAGGACGGTATTTAACATTAAGAGACTAGTTTCTCTGATTTTTGTAGTTGCAATGAAGAATCACCCAAAAAGGTATCCTCTTCAGACAATTCCTGTCATAAAAATGTAAGAAGAACATAATTACCTTATGGCTCATGCAACATCACATGCAAGCATGAATCTCCCATGAATCCAAATATCCATTCTCTTTTCTCCACCTTTTCTGTAAACAACAGCTTTAAACACTCTGACTCCTTTAGCTTCGAGCCTTGTTGGTAGTGATACTAATAAATAACACTGAAATGTGGCTCTTGGAAATTGGAAAGGGAAGAAAGGCAAATAAGAGTATCTCATCtaacaataatttaaacataagtTTTGGAGTGAAGTTATTGGATGCTTTTATACatgtataattattgatttatttccCTGATCGTTTCGTTTGGTTCAAtttgatttctttattattgGTTGGTTCTATTTagggttcaatttggtcatttctgTTAGATTAGAATTAACGTGTTCGTACAATAAACGTGTGTCAGAccgtgaaattttttattttttttattttttttttctaaaaatttataaattgtcaCCTGTCAAGTTACCGTCGTGTCACGTGACATTTACAGTTGTGACAATTTAgttatctatttaaattttttgttcaatttaatatttttattcttttaaaacaa contains:
- the LOC114177539 gene encoding uncharacterized RNA-binding protein C17H9.04c-like isoform X1 gives rise to the protein MSWSGGDWMCGVCQHINFKKREACQSCGYPKYGGPDPSTYRYNRTEALAGDWFCNCGGHNYASRLNCYRCGAMKDDYSSGYANNSGGYGSDTFPPGWKTGDWLCPRLGCGVHNYASRTECYKCKMQRDFGEKSGAD
- the LOC114177539 gene encoding uncharacterized RNA-binding protein C17H9.04c-like isoform X2; translated protein: MSWSGGDWMCGVCQHINFKKREACQSCGYPKYGGPDPSTYRYNRTEALAGDWFCNCGGHNYASRLNCYRCGAMKDDYSSGYANNSGGYGSDTFPPGWKTGDWLCPRLGCGVHNYASRTECYKCKMQRDFGGAD